Genomic DNA from Ictidomys tridecemlineatus isolate mIctTri1 chromosome 6, mIctTri1.hap1, whole genome shotgun sequence:
TACAAAGGCAAATGAAGCCTCCTTTCAGACCAAAGGAGTCAGAATTTCTAGTCAGGGGCCCAGAACCGGCCTCGGCCAGTCTCCCTGGTGGTGTTTCGATGCCTACTGAAGTAAGATCAGCCGCCCTGAGCTCAGCTGGACGGGAGGCCAGGCACGAGAGGCGTTTGGTCTGGATGTGTTTCAGTCACCAGTAGCTTGGGACCTGGTCCCTTGAGGAGCCAAATTCGTGGCTCCATAAACAGTGACCACATGGCCTAAATTTTCCTGCTTTCCTATATTCTGTCCCTTGTTCCTAGAAACATCTCAGCATTTAAATGTCCTCCCTGATACTCCAACTCCAGTAACACAGTCCTTTTAAACTCCTCATCATCCTGATTTTTACAGCCATCACAGATATGTCTAGATCCATGACAAACAACTTTTATAATCAACAAATCTGAATAGTTTTCCATGGGTCTATACATGCATCTAGAGGCCAGGGATGGAGAGGCCTATGGATGGAGACCTGGAGCCCCCAAATGGACGGTTTTCTCCCATATACTAGCACATGTTCCTTCCCAAAATTTAACCTTTAATAACTGTGGCATTTAGAAACTGGaaaggacagaaagaaaaggggagTCACTGTATATAGATTCCGAAAGGTtacatttgttgttttttgctttgttttacacTTTGACCCAAAGAAAGGCCAGCATTTTCCCTCCTAGCTGACTTGTTGAAGCTGAAATACAACAAAGATCCATTCAATTTGTGCACAATGGTAGGGATTTAAAAACACAGCTTCAGAGGATACCCGCCAGCCAGGGAAAATTTCCTGCAGATCTTCCTGCATCAGCATGATAAAATGGCACTGTGCTTACAGGTTCAAGCACCTTTCCAGGGACACCAGAGTGCATGTACCCTCTTTCCCACCAACTCCCTGGTTCTATCATTACTATATTCCCTCCTAATATTCACGCCCTGTGCATAGATAGGGCAGTTAGCGCTACCTTCCCCAAATTCCAGGTGTGATGGGTGTTCTCCGTGTGATAACAGACACGGCAGCATGAAACAGAACATCAGGTGATCTCACTGCAGTTCCTGCAGTGAGGTACCTTGTGCATGAGGCAGAGTATACGCATAGCTCGTAGTAGGTGCTCAGGGCATGTTTTAAGTGGGCCCTCCTAGCAAACTGTgatgttaataaaatataaaagattaaacTCAAAGAAAAAGGCTGTCTTTCAAAGTGTATCATTGTAAGGAAGTCACTTGCCTAGAACCAAACCAAAGATTAGTAAAATGTGgtaaaataaactggaaaaatcAGAGACAGTTTTCCAACCTCAGAAAGATCTCTAAACTGAATCTGAAAAGGAAGGGGAGCCACCTGAATGAGCCTGAGACAGCCATCCTGGTGAGCATGGGCCTGAGGCCAGGGGACCCATGGCTGCCACTGCTGGAGCTGGAGAAGGACTAGGGAGCCACAGCTGGGTGCCTCCAGGCCGGTGCAGCCAAGGCCATGGCCTAGCAAGGGAAGCAGCCTTCTTGCAAGCCATATCGATCACACCTCCCCAGAACACAGCTTCCCCACAGCCTCAGCCCAGCAAGCAGGCCAATCTTTCCTACTTTACTCAGCTCCATTAAACAGCTGGGTGGCTCACTCTGTTCTGTGCATCTGGAATTTTACTAAGGACGCAGGTTGGTCAGGGGCTGGGCTAGCAAAGCCAGCCTTGTGGATACAAGGAGTCGCTTAATTCATCCACGGGGACTAGCTCAGTGCCCAAGTCCTTTCATGTGTATAGCATGCGTTTATCCTGGAGGGCGAGCTGGCTGGTTACTAAACACACTGACAAGGGTCAAAAGCTGTCCAGGCCCCTAAGTGGCCACTGATTAAATTAACGGTTTCAGCCTAATTAATATTTAGACTCTAATAGGAGGTGGCACTTTGGGCTTGGCTGAACACAAATGGACGGCGGGGCAACAAGCAGGCCAAGTCGCTCCATTGATCAAGCTTGGTGAAAACAGGACATAAAAGCTCCCTTGTGTTTCCACAAACAAAACAAGCAGCGCACAGAGATGAGATGTGGACACTTAGACCTTGTGCTCAGCTCTCAATGGATAGGCCAAGAGGAAAAGGCAAGAAGAGTTGGGAAATGGTTTTGGAATTAGTGAGGCATTTCTTTAAGGAAAACCCATCTGAAGCAtcgcttctgtgtgtgtgtgcgtgtgaatCCTTTAAAATCTTAAATACCTTTTATAATATCTACACCGTTGGTCCtgtcaattttaatttcattctccaaactctcctattgCAAATGTCTGTTATCCACGGTCTTCCATTAAGTAGCAAGTGGACATTTCCCTGTCCATCAGCATTTTGCTATGGAATATCAGAAACAAGTCCTCCAACCTGTCAGGGAATCCCGGGGGACACAGTGATGTCAGTTAAATCTCTGTGACTTACCTAGGCCACTGCAATAATCTTACCACCCTGCGCCCTCCAGTCTGGTAGAGTCTACCCAGGAGTCAGCCCATGCTCCAGAAGAACAGGGGCGGGCTGCCCAGCTCCTCTGGGAGGCTCTGTAAGTAGGCCACTACTGCCCAGGAGCAGGGCCCTGAGAATAGTCAGCAGAGGGAGGAATAAGAAAGTAGTACAGAGATATTGAGCGAAGCAGTGGTTTCAGCCATTGGAAAGAACCAAGCAAGAGCCAGAGAGGTCAGAATCCAAGTTTTACACAAGGAATCCCAGTAACTACCTGGAAAGCAAGCCCACCTCCCACGTCTGGATCACCAACCCCTCCAAACCAGTAATTTTCATTTATAagtaggggtgggggaggggagcaagCACCTGTTACTCAAAATAACTAAAGGGGGAATTTTAAGGGACCAAAGAAAGACTCAAGTCACCAATGTAGATCTGCACCTCACCCGACACTTGCCCCGGAGCTCCATCTCCCTTCTGTGGTCAAGTTAATGTCAGAAAATCACACGCTGAACAGGCTACTGCTAAACTGCCATTTCCCTCCCATTACATACCAGCAACCGTGCAGCTCACAAGTCTCAGTCTAGGGACAGGATTGTAGGGTTTCACAAGCTTCTGTGAATTTAGCTACTGGCATGagcaaaaatgttgaaaattgttttaagaatATGTAATGAACTATTGTAAAAGATGCGCAAATTGAGGTTTAGGGCCCCTGGGCAAAATTCTAAACTGAGAGGGTTTGTGACACCTGCCAGTGAGCCTGAGCAGAGGCAGGGAAGAGCTCCTGTACCCATGGTCACCAGCACCATCATGGGCTCTTGAGGACTGCTCAAAGATGACTGCATCCCGAAAACCGGTGCTTCTGGTTATCACCGTCTCCCAcgcccacctccctccctccctctcagaaTCTATTCAGTGGGACTCAACATTATATGGCCACAAAGAGGTGTACAGAGCATTAGAATACATCTGGGCCCATGAACGCTTCGGGGTGACCCTTTTAGCCAAGACCCTCCCTCCCCGAAAAAAGCCATATGGCATCTAGCAGAAACTCATTGAAAAAGACTGACCTGTACCTCAGATATTACAAAATACCACAGAAAGAAAAGTCCACAGCCCTGATCCGCTTTCATACATTAAGCTACTAAAGGTCCTGTGGCTTTTAGAAATTCATATTGACTGGACTTTCTTCACTGTGATGGAAAAAGACTCAATGTACATgtgtagcaaaaaaaaatggtttcgCTTGTATATGACTCAAAATATTCTTGCAGCACATAACATTCCAAGCCATCTCCTTATATGcaaaacaagattttttaaaaagcaggaagaCACTGGcaatattcctaaatattttctgcAAATGCTATTCATGTTTTATTCCTATTGTGATTCAGATTTTAATCCGTGTCGCTAGCATGTTTCTATGGTTGTTTGTATATATATGATAAGTCACTTGTGCTTGGCCTTTTTCTCGTTGTAGGAAAAATAAACCTTGAATTTTGTGTAAAAGCAAATATTCTTCAAATGTTCTTTAAATAAGAGGCTATCTTTGAAAAGCAAGTAGCTGATCAGCACTCAAAGCATAACTGTGGTAAAAAGAAGTCATCTACTTAGATGATAAATAAAGCTACTGTGTTCAAAACACGAGGGGCGAGAAGTCTCCACAACCTCGCTCCAGCACCAAGAATCCCCAGAAGCCAGCAGTGTTCAGCCAGGGCTGCTTCAGCGCCCAGAAGTTCCACCATAACCTGAAAGagctacagagaaagggaaagcGCGCACCCAGCCCAAATTTAACAGAACTAGTTttgcttttattgattttataaattCAGTTTTCACTTAAGGAAgaccactttaaaaaaagaaaaagaaaagaaacatataaaCTCCCTGCCATAATAATCTGCTTAACTCAGTAGGTTCTTTGATACTTTCAAAATATCCAAGTAACACTGTGCACTTGTTCTAAATGTTTATTCTATATCTTTCTGTAAAAGAAGTCAAGATAGTCATGTAACTTAGATGGTTTTTTAATCTGTTACACAACATTATCAGTATAACAACTCCATTCTAGAGAGGAATCCAGAGCAGGGAAATCAGTAGCCAACTATTCCTGTGGCCAACCTTTCCACAGAGCAGCCTTGGGGCCACACCACCCCTGAAGCTGTCAATACCCACAGAAAGCTCTGGGAGTGCAACTCTCACCACATGTTCAGAATCAGCACTAGAGATCGGCACCCCAGGGAGACAGCATCTGCAGCTTTAAAACACATAAACAAAACCAGTCGAGCTTCAGAGTGAGATTGCAAACCATCACATGAATGACAGCCGGCTGTCAGGTGACCGACCTCTACTGGGCCTGAAGGGAAATCTGTCATTGGGCCCCCCTCGCCCTGGCAAGATAGGGTTTGGTCCCGGAAGTGGGCCAATTGGATCAAAACGTGGTCTGAGTGGAGGGAACTGGCCAGGTGTCTCCCCGGGCCCCGGGATGAGTGAATTGATAGGGTCCCCGACATAGGGAAGTGTTGGTCTTTCGTCGTATTCACCACCGATGATTCCTGGAGGAAGCAGCGAGCTGGGATGGAAGGGGTGCAAGGGACTGGGATAGAATGGGATGGGGTAGGGCGAGGACGGCAGGAACATCACGTGCCGCCCTCTCTGagcttcttttctttgtttgtgCCTCTTCCTGTataactacaggaaaaaaaaaaaaaaaaaagaacaagatatGGTAAGTGGTTTAGATGTTTCCCCAGCAGTCACGCGTCCACGCGTCCCCACCCTCCTTCCCACACCATCCAGGCAGACAGCAGTGCGCAGGAGAGCCGGGGCAGCAGACAGGGCAGCAGCCCCGCACAGCGCAGCGCCAAGTGAGTTCTGCTCTTGAACACCACTGCAACTGAGCCACTGGGTTAATCTGAGGTCACAGTACATCCAAAGAGGGCAAGTGAGTGGCACTCTTTTCAGAGCTCCCAGCTGATACGCAAGTGTAGGTTAGCTTTTTGTGAAAATGGGaaatttaaatatgtgttttaaatGTCATGCCACAAAACATAAAGTCAGGTATTGGAAGGATGAGGGGCAgcacttaattcatttttttcacctAAATTACGTCCCCAATGGACCTccacttaaaatacaaaataagtgcCTATTTTCGAGTATGGAACATATCCTAAATAATAGTACTGTGTTTTGTACATATTTGAGAACTTTCAttgaattttattcttctctaTTCACCACCGATGAGTGGTGaatagagaataataataatagttcttCATTCTAAAGAATTTTTCTCAGTCTTATCAAAGTATTTTATAGTAATCACAcgcaaataaaataatatcaacaaCGTTTGTTCTTTGCACAATACACTATGCTAACTAGCTGAATGGTTAAGATTATGCCAGGACAAcaactcaaaattttttttttgcaacaaagCAAGAATGTTTTATGTAAAGATGAAAGCAATCTTAGGCTTTTTGTTAAGATTTCttttctgggggctgggattgtggctcagtggtagagtgctcccctagcacgggcgggacccaggttcgatcctcagcaccacataaaaaaaaaataaaggcattgtgttgtgtccatcaacacctaaaaaataaaattttttttaataaaaaaaaatttcttttctgtaatATTACAGGAACACAAGAACTACATCTAAAGTAAAAGTtgaaaacgttttcatttttgaaGCTAGGTTTCATTACATcataataaaagtgaaaatatactCTTGATGCATTAGTTAGTGGTTACTTCTGGGTCAAGCACACTGgccttgatatttaaaaatacctaCTTCTTTCCAATCTGTGTCCCGAGCTCTGACAGTACTATctagaaagtaaaacaaaaaatgaggaattaaaacatttcattcatCTGACATTAAACATCATTTGTTTTTGTCCTAAAGAAACTGAAACTTACCCATTTAGCATAAAGAGGAACGTAGGACATTTACATAACACATCATTCCTTTCCTGAAACTAATTCAAACCCTTTCTCAATAGcactggggggggaggggggggctgTCACTGCCCAGTGCACTGTGGTAATTCCCACTGTGATCCCAAGGACTCTGGAGGGTCATGTGGCCGCCCCACCCTTCAACCGGTCACATGCACACTGTCCTCACCAGCCTCATCCAGGTGTGCCAGTTGCTCCCCGTGTTGCACCAAACAAGGTTCCTATCATAATCCTCATTCTTTGCTGCAGGGCAAACTGATTTAGGCTTTCTTCCATATTTGGGTTAGATTATTTCCTCCCAACCACAAAGAATGATTTCAACTACCAAAAGTATGAGCACAATTAAGGTCTTTTTTGTGTGCTTATAATAATAGTCCTTCATTCTAaagaatttttctcattcttatatatataaatatatgtgacaTGAGGACAGAAGATACCAACCAACTTTAGGACTACGGAAGAGTCTGGGTTAAAGATGGCGATGTCTTCTCTACCAATTATTGCAACCACAGAAGTCAGAGTCAAGGCTTCAACTCTGCAACACTTGTCCACAGGGACAtgaagctggaggaggagccTGTGAGTACAATCTGGAAATGAGAGCTGGATCCCCCTGGAAACCCAGACTGCAACACGCGTGGAAGGACGTCTGTCCTTTGTTGCATGTCACAACCTGCGATCCTTATCCACTCCAGATGTGCTCatcactttgtcttttttttattaaaatatttttaaaaacttttaaaaatgatatttgctGACAATTATGACAAAATAGCATTTTAGACTTTAGATTCAGGAGAGTAGGTaacagggagaaggaaaagagtAGGTgacagggagaaggaaaaggaacaaaCCAGGGCACGCACACTGCCCacattttgaagttttaaaagaaaaagaccaaaacTTTTAATAGTCCAAATGACTACACATGGTatcctgcttttaaaaaaaggctTCTAGCCCCAGATGTTTAGTTGCTGAGATGACATGCTAAATCTTATCatccatttttattatatgaaCTAAAGATATATTTTGCACTGCAACAGAGAGTACACTTACAAAAACATAACTAAATAGGAGTCTATTTCTATTATAAACAGATACtgtttataaaaaatacagatttttccattgtggctttgctttgttttggtgcGTGTGTTTCTGTAAATGACATTAAGTTGACAACATGACTCCCTCGAGGGCAAACAGTTTGAAAGATACCAACATGCAGTAACACACTGAGAGGCAGCAGAAAGAAGTGCCACGAGCAGGCTTTCGGCCTTGACCTGGTAAACAGATTCTAATGTCACAGCCACCACCAAAATGATCACCAGGTCACCTCAGTGTGACCACATGGACCTGGCACTGCCCTAGCGTGTCAATGGTGAGCAGCTCCCTAACTACAAACAGGCCTCAACCACTGACTGGGAAGAAGCGCAGCTCATTTCCAAGACGCTGAGGGGGGCTTTAGAGAAAAGTCGGAGAACAAACCTGTCTTACTTTCACTTCTCTATCCTCAAATAATACACTGAGTCTAAGGTGTTATTTGTGTTGCCAAGAACACAAAAATGAGTGGACAGAGTTTCTGGAACACAGGCAAAGACTTAGGATTTCTTTATGCTAAGGGTGTTCCTTATCATTcgcaactcaaaaaaaaaatcatctggcaAAGCCAAGTACCCTTGGCCCTGACagccagagagagaaagaccCCCTTCCTAAGCTAACAGGGCCACACGGAAATCACCTCGAAAGTCTCGCAGGTACAGACACCTCCACAGCAGTGGGTCACTTGAAGCAATAAAGAGGTCCCGACAGACTGCAGACAGACACAACACAGAGCGAACATCCAGGAGTCGGAAGATCCGCAGCTTCAGTTCCAATGGGAGGACCACCAACCCGAACACGTCTGGAAGGTTCAGGGctaaaagagaagagagaagcagcAGGTACACTGAGTCAAGGGCATCCAGGTTTTCCCCACACAAAAGCTGCCACCCGTTCCTTTCTAAAGCAGTGACAGACTAGATAGTCTCGATTATCCTGGTACGCATCCTCCACACACATCTTTAACCCCACCTGACTCTATTACCACGAACTCACACAACTCTAGGCCCCTCACTCCCTTTACATTTTGCAGAAAGACATATGCTTTTTAATACAGATTAAATAAATGACAGGGTCAACTGCTAAATACTTGCCACTGGCTTATTCCGCCTCCAGCAATATTCACTGCAATAAAATCCCTCTACTCAGCTGCAGTGAATGGACAACCCACGGGCTTTTCAGAAATGTTCCACCCCAGCCACCCCCGCCACCCCTGCCTTTTACCAGTTCTCTGCCTCAGGACAAGTGAAACTAACTCAATTTCCTGCACAGTGGGTTGGTAGTATTACCTAGCACCTACCTTACcatgttgtgaaaattaaatgcataaataGCACCATGtatagaaaacatttggtataTCACAAGCACTCAAGAGTTAGAAATAACTATTATCTGACATTTAGCAGgctaaagaaaaaggaagatagaGAAATTCAGAAGCAAAgccaagaaaggaaaacaaagaatatgTACCAAtgtcaaaagatttttttaattacaaatcaAGTATCTTTCATTTGAAATGCTTGGGACTGGAAGTGTTTTAGAATTCAGTTTTTTTGGATCCTAGAATATTTGCACAAACTTCACCAATCAAGCATCCCtattccaaaaatccaaaatccaaaaccttTTGAAGgtcttgtttccaatttttgaGTATTTCAGATTTCAACTTTCAGACCTGGGGATGTTCAACCTATACTAGCTCCTCTGCAATATTTACAATGCTAGTCTGCactagcaaagaaaacaaaaaaacccaacaaacaaGAGTTTTCAAATTCAAGGCACTCCCCTTCTCTCATCAccaactaaagaagaaaataatagccAGGGCACCATGCAGCTtgaaatcaaaaatatttatttctcaacatATAAATAGAACATAAAGCTTATCTGTGCAAGTTCGAAACTCTTTATCAGCTGAAGGACTGTGGTAAATCATATGCTGGTTCTCAACAACTTCCCACCCGTGATTAGACTTCCTTGGGCCCCTACTATCAGGTTTGGCCCCTTTTGACTTACTCTGTCCAGTGATATGTGAACGGAAGTGACCCTTCATTTCTGGGCCAAAGCTTTAAGATCCCACACAGGGTTGGGCCACTGCTCGCTGTTCCCACTGCCCCAGGGAGAGCATGTCCTGGCTAAAGACCACGCCTCGAGAGAAAGCAAACCACACACCACATGCACACGACTGACAAAAATGCTCGCTTTAagtaagagttttaaaatattttttactgcAACACAAATAAGAGAAAACGAATAACAAGGCTTTTGACTGAACTATAAATCTCACAGAATCACGATACTGTCATCCATAAAGCAAGTGTAATAAAATCTAATGTTACTAGCACTAAATATCCACCAGCTTGTAAACATCTGACAAAGTGCTGGACAGAGTCCCCAGTCAATGTTGgcttaagaaacaaaaacaaaaaacttaggcCCAATGTACAAGctatttattaatgttatttgtGTGTTTCCTGAACACTTTTGGGGATCTGTGCTAAACTATGGAATGTCAAAGTGAGTAAGACTTATCCCTACTTTCCATTCACAACCTTACAAGGAGAGAAATCACACAGACAATTACGACACACTGTAAAAAGCTACaataagaaaacagacaaaatgctacaaaaatacacacaaaggATGTGATACCACTGAAGAAGTAAACTGAAGCCCAGTCTTAAGAGAAACTTTcagtaggagaaaagagagaagggaatcaTCAGAGTCACCAAGCATACCACGTCCCCTGACTGCTGTTCCCAGCCTTAAACTGGGGCGACTCCTCACCGCTCCTCACCTTGCCTGGTGACAGCCAGAAGAGGGTACACCAGCTGGTCTTTGAAGAGGCGGGACAGCTTCTGAAGGTCTTTGTACACTTTGGCTGCATTTTCCCCTaaaagatttttagaaaataaaaatcaaaacacaaaaagtGTTTTCAAGTGGAAAAACTTGAAATGCCGTCTGTCTTCTGTATCTACCAAATCAAGGTGGTAAACAATATTCATAAGTAATTCCTACAGATAAACAGCAACCAAAGTCCCTAATTGAGACAGAGGCATGACTGATGAGTGCATGACTGATTAAAATAGATGGTAGAGGTAAAGCTAAAATTCCCAAATCAAATCACCAGAGCTGTGCCCAGCCCACTAGCTCCTAGGCTATGACCACAGAGAAAACTGCTGTGTGAGATTCACACATAAAGCAGGGATTTCCAGACTGTCCTCCAATCCGTTCTGGACCCTGGACACACAGCAGGGAATTGCTCTGATGGAGCTCAGAGCTTAGTAAAATAACAGTATTTATCCCATGATGAATAGGTATCAGCAGTGCCAAGCATTTTTTTGAGCCTTTCTTGCATCAGCAATTCTCCCCTAAGAAAAAGACAGAtactattattcccattttaaaaatagaacaaagtaCAATGAGCATGTCCACAGGCCCACAGTGAGTGGCAGAGCAGGGAGAGTACAAACCTAAGGGTGTCTAGCTCCACAGAACTTACCCCATGGACCGACAGAACTGGCATCACCCAGGCAATGTCAGCCCTGCCCAATCAGAACCCGCATTTCAATAAGATCCCAGGGGATCCACAAGTACAGTAAGGTGTGGAAGCACACCAAACTGCCCCGAGGTTCCCACTCTACTTCTGCCATTTACCAAGTGTACAACTTGGAACAAATTACCTACCTATCAAACTCTCACCTGTTTAAGGAAGAGACCACCACTACCTGGGAAGAGTTGTTAAAATGGAAAGCTCCACACACAGTGCACAGTACACCAACAGCACCTGCCTGCTCCCTTCCCACCCATGTCTATGTACTTCACTATCTATAGCAACACGCTGTTTATCAATTGATTCACAAGCACAAGGAAATAGATGCAGTTAAACTCTAAATCTTTGCCATGTGAACCTGCAATCAAGTCTGAAATCTAATGTCCagacctcattttaaaaataagcttgtTTCAAGGCCTTTCCTCAAGTGTGAAACtgattttctttcagtgttttcctTTAGCAACCTATCTTATAAATAATTAGGGACTTAAAAGGTCCAATAACAGTATTTATGGAAAGTTACTAGGGTCTACACTATAATCCACagtaaaattcattaaaaatgacTTGCCAAACAGCAAATCTCTACCCAACATAAAAACAccttattaaaaatacttaattaggggctggggttgtggctcagtggtagaacacaggCCTAGTatgggtgaggctctgggttcgatcctcagcaccatataaaaataaaacaaataaaaataaaggcattatgcccatcttacaactaaaaaaaaaatttacatacttAATTGAAATAGTCCATAAACTTATATAAAGGTATTAACTTTCTGACTCCATTTCCTTTTTCCATAAGGGAAATAAGATTAAGAAGAATCTGAGTTAGATTCTCTACAGAAGCTGTTTTTAAAAGGATAGCAGCCAGATGTATCTAttccaatttagaaaaaaaaattctaaatccc
This window encodes:
- the Fbxo7 gene encoding F-box only protein 7 isoform X2 produces the protein MKLRVRLEKRTRPLDVPEAEPTLGQLRAHLSQALLPTLGYSSSQASVPDEHRNDSVQGQAAQSDVWNDDSMSGPSQAFEAESTQDVVDMEEGSGFCPSEPMLCSEATEGQVPHSLETLYQSASCSNASDALIVLVHLLMLESGYIPQGTEAKAVSMPEKWKSSGVYRLQYTHPLCEGGSAALTCVPLGNLVIVNATLKVNSEIRSVKRLQLLPESFICTEEPGENAAKVYKDLQKLSRLFKDQLVYPLLAVTRQALNLPDVFGLVVLPLELKLRIFRLLDVRSVLCLSAVCRDLFIASSDPLLWRCLYLRDFRDSTVRARDTDWKELYRKRHKQRKEAQRGRHVMFLPSSPYPIPFYPSPLHPFHPSSLLPPGIIGGEYDERPTLPYVGDPINSLIPGPGETPGQFPPLRPRFDPIGPLPGPNPILPGRGGPNDRFPFRPSRGRSPDSRLSFM
- the Fbxo7 gene encoding F-box only protein 7 isoform X3, whose protein sequence is MAQPPGGAGPLPDSEHSSLQNNDQPSLAASSSQASVPDEHRNDSVQGQAAQSDVWNDDSMSGPSQAFEAESTQDVVDMEEGSGFCPSEPMLCSEATEGQVPHSLETLYQSASCSNASDALIVLVHLLMLESGYIPQGTEAKAVSMPEKWKSSGVYRLQYTHPLCEGGSAALTCVPLGNLVIVNATLKVNSEIRSVKRLQLLPESFICTEEPGENAAKVYKDLQKLSRLFKDQLVYPLLAVTRQALNLPDVFGLVVLPLELKLRIFRLLDVRSVLCLSAVCRDLFIASSDPLLWRCLYLRDFRDSTVRARDTDWKELYRKRHKQRKEAQRGRHVMFLPSSPYPIPFYPSPLHPFHPSSLLPPGIIGGEYDERPTLPYVGDPINSLIPGPGETPGQFPPLRPRFDPIGPLPGPNPILPGRGGPNDRFPFRPSRGRSPDSRLSFM
- the Fbxo7 gene encoding F-box only protein 7 isoform X4 → MPAPNLPSSTDSEHSSLQNNDQPSLAASSSQASVPDEHRNDSVQGQAAQSDVWNDDSMSGPSQAFEAESTQDVVDMEEGSGFCPSEPMLCSEATEGQVPHSLETLYQSASCSNASDALIVLVHLLMLESGYIPQGTEAKAVSMPEKWKSSGVYRLQYTHPLCEGGSAALTCVPLGNLVIVNATLKVNSEIRSVKRLQLLPESFICTEEPGENAAKVYKDLQKLSRLFKDQLVYPLLAVTRQALNLPDVFGLVVLPLELKLRIFRLLDVRSVLCLSAVCRDLFIASSDPLLWRCLYLRDFRDSTVRARDTDWKELYRKRHKQRKEAQRGRHVMFLPSSPYPIPFYPSPLHPFHPSSLLPPGIIGGEYDERPTLPYVGDPINSLIPGPGETPGQFPPLRPRFDPIGPLPGPNPILPGRGGPNDRFPFRPSRGRSPDSRLSFM